A region from the Acidobacteriota bacterium genome encodes:
- a CDS encoding 4a-hydroxytetrahydrobiopterin dehydratase, with product MPDWKTQSCQSVRQVSVLSSAEVDSALAQLPGWNTSSDGKRIVRCWKVKHFVAGIEFFGRVAELAEAEDHHPDLHLEGYRQVRIESWTHSVGGISVKDLILAAKIDELPVEPFEP from the coding sequence ATGCCCGACTGGAAAACCCAAAGCTGCCAATCCGTCCGCCAGGTGTCGGTATTGTCGTCCGCTGAAGTCGATTCGGCTCTGGCGCAATTGCCGGGTTGGAACACCAGCTCGGATGGCAAACGCATTGTGCGCTGCTGGAAGGTGAAGCATTTTGTGGCCGGCATCGAGTTCTTCGGACGTGTGGCCGAGCTTGCCGAAGCTGAGGACCACCATCCGGATCTGCATCTGGAGGGCTACCGGCAGGTGAGGATCGAGTCCTGGACCCATTCGGTGGGCGGCATCTCGGTCAAGGACCTGATCCTGGCGGCCAAGATCGACGAACTTCCGGTGGAGCCGTTCGAGCCCTGA